The following is a genomic window from Tabrizicola piscis.
TGTTGCCGGCGAGGATGACGATGTTCTGCATGGTAAGCTCCTGTGTGTCCTGTCTTTGGGACCGTCCCTTCGACAAGACCCGGAAAAAGCCCGTCGGGTGACGCGTGCACGGTGGACGGAACGGCCGCCGGAAACCCCCAGAGGACCGGGGTGGAGCGGGCAGCCCCAAAGGGGCAACACGGCCCGGACTGACGCGGGGTTGCGCGCGAGAGCCCGAACGGGATTAGGGGATTGTCAGTCGAAGGGATGGCCCAGGAGACAGAGATGCGGAGGGAGCCGATGCCAGAACCTGTCACCCGGCCAATCGGGACAGCCTGACCCCCAGTTCAGCAACTCCTTGGCGACGGAAGCGGCGACCGACAGCCATTGCCACCCCTGCCCTTGCCTTACGGGAGTTGCGGCACCCTGCATCAACAGGGTATCGATACCGGGACATTCAGGACACGGACCGCATCAATGGCTGATTACGATCTCGAGGCACTGTAAGCGCTGTCCCGATCACACTGTGACGGGGTAATTCCACGGGAGCAGGTCGTCGATCTGGCTTTGCTTGTGGCCTTGAACGATGGCGGTGAGCGTTGCCGTCAGCCATGCGTGGGGATCGATGCCGTTCATCTTGCAGGTTTCGATCAGCGAGGCGATGACGGCCCAGTTTTCGGCTCCTGCGTCGTGTCCTGCGAAGAGGGCGTTCTTGCGGTTCAGGGCGATGGGGCGGATGGTGCGTTCGACGGTGTTGTTGTCGATCTCCGCGCGGCCATCGGTGAGGAAGCGTCCCAGTCCGTCACGGTATTTGGCGATGTAGGTGAGTGCTTCGCCTAAGGGCGATTTGGCCGAGGCGCGGGCGCGGTGATGCGTCAGCCAGTCGTCGATGCGGGCGATGATCGGGGCGGAGCGATCCTGCCGGACGGCCAGTCGGGTTATGGGGTCTTGGCCGCGGATTCCGGCCTCGATGGCGTAGAGATCGCGGATCAGTGCCACACCTTCCTCAGCAATCGGCGCGGGCCCGGTGCGGGTGATCTCGATCAGCTTACGGCGGGCATGGGCCCAGCAATATGCGAGTTGGATGCCCGGACCGATCCTGTCCGCTGCGATCAGGCGGTTGTATCCGGCATAGCCATCCACTTGCAGGATGCCGCCAAAACCCTGCAATATCCGCTCGGCATGCTGTCCACCGCGACCGGGAGCATAGGTGAAGACAACGCCAGGTGGAGCTGCACCGCCCCACGGTCGATCATCACGGGCCAAGGCCCAGAAGTATCCCGTCTTGGTTTTTCTTGCACCCGGGTCGAGCACCGGGGCGCGGGTCTCGTCCATGAAGAGCTTGGTTGATCGCTTCAGGTCCGCCATCAGGGCATCATGCACGGGGCGGAGTTCGAAGGCGGCGCGGCCCACCCAATCGGCAAGCGTGGATCGGTCGAGATCGACGCCCTGACGGCTGTAGATCTGGGCCTGCCGGTAAAGCGGAAGGTGATCTGCATACTTGCTGACCACCACATGGGCGACCGTGGCTTCGGTCGGCATGCCGCCCGGGATCAGCCGCGCAGGGGCCGCCGCCTGTGCAACGCCATCGGTGCAGGACCGGCAGGCATACTTCGGACGGCGGATGACGATGACACGGAACTGGGCGGGCACGATGTCGAGACGTTCCGACACGTCCTCGCCAATGCAATGCAGGCAACCACCGCAGGCGCAAGTCAGGCTGTCCGGTTCGATGACCTCTTCGATGCGCGGCCCCCTCTCACGGTTTGCAAGCAAACCGTTGCCGGGCAACGGGTGCTTGGGCAGCGATCCACGGTTGGCAGAACGCCGTTTGGCGGGGCGCTTGGCGGCGCGATCCTCGGCATCCTCTTCGGCATGGATCATAGCCATGGCCGTTTCCAGATCTTCCAACGCCAGTTCGAATTGGTCCGGATTACTCTTCTCCGATTTCCGGCCGAAGACCGCCTGCTTGAAGGCCGCGACCAGCTTTTCCAGATGTGCAATGCGCTCGTCCTTGCGCTTGTCGCGCGCATCCGCGGCGATCAGCATCGCCTTCAGCGCAGCAATTTCTTCAAGCAGATCAGCGGTCTTCGGCATGGCAGGTTTTTACCAAACCACCATGGGCTATGCCTCTGGAAAGAGCCGACTGAGTCATCCTGCCGCAGCCTTGAACGGCTCATTCCACCGCTTCGGGAGCCTTCGCCTCGATGGCCCGAACCCGTCGCCAGTCCAGACCTGCAAACAGCGCCTCAAATTGCGCGTGGTTCATCAGCATCAACCCGTCCTTCACGGCAGGCCAGGTGAAGCTGTGCTCCTCCAGCCGCTTGTATGCCATCACCAGACCGGTGCCGTCCCAATACAAGAGCTTCAGCCGATCCGCTTTTCTGGCGCGGAAGACGAAGACCGTTCCGGTGAACGGGTCCTTGCGCAGCTCGTTCTTCACCATCGCGGCCAGGCTGTCGTGCCCCTTGCGGAAGTCGATGGGCTTCGTCGCCACCATGATCCGCACCCGGTTCGACGGGAAGATCACGGGCGGGCCTGCAGAGCCATAACCAGTTCCGCGACCCGTGTCGCAGGCGTGGCAGCATCCAGGCGCACCGTCACAGGCCCAATCATCAGATCAATCGACGCAATCGTGACCGGTGTCGTGACCGACTGCGGCGAAGCCACAGGTGCTGCGAACTCTGCCCCCGCAACCTCGGGCACAACCAGCTTGCCCTTCCGAGCCAACGTCCGCCAAGACGACAGGTGGTTCGCCTTCAGCCCATGCCTACGCGCCACCTCGTTCACCATGATCCCGGGAACCAGCGTCTCCGCCACCACTCGTCCCTTCGCCTCATCCGACCATCGCCGCTTCGCCGCCGGGGCCGCCAGCAACTCCACAAACCCAACGGCCTCCATACTGCGCTCCCGATGGACTCCCACCGACACCTCCCCTGCAAATCTCCGCACGGGCCGCATCGCAGATTACAGATTCAGCGGGAAGGTGGGGCCAGAACAGCGCTTACGGAAAGACCGCGAGCGACCTAGCCATCAGTTGAAGGCTTGATCTTGGCAATCGGCCCAGAGCTCCATTCGCCTAAAAGCCGGGCGCTGCCACGTAGCTTCACAGAACCGGTCATTCGTCCATCCTGCAGCATTTTTGGTGGGTGCAGGCCGACGGAGCGGAACCAAGCCGACCTTGATCAAAGCGGCGGTAGCTTCAGGCGCTCCCTATATACTCCGATGCGTTTGCGAGCACGATCCACGATGTCCCCGTAGAAAAGAAGTTCCGAGTACAGCTGCCCAAGTGTAGCCTGGCTTTTAGGCTCCTTTACATCGTTGGTGCTGAAGAAGCCGTTCTCGCCGGGCAAGCGATTGTAGCCTCTCAGGCGGATCGGATTGATGGTATCCCCTATCAGGTATCCGTAGAACTTCTTCAGCCTTCCGTTGGACTTCGCGGCCAAGATTGTTGCGTATTCCATCAGGTCGTTGTCGTGCTCGTCGAGACTGACGCCGGGCGCCTTGAACTCGACGATCACAACGGAGCCTTCCTCGTGGAACAGCGCTATATCCGGGCGGCAGCCCCCGTTCTCCTCACCTATCCGGTTTAGCAACTCGCCAACGGCCTCATCGACGTCGGCTTCAAAGAGGCTTTGGCCGTTGTCCCACTTGATCTGGTTCAGCGGCATGTCAGAGGCGATGTAGTCGTAATAGTGGTACTCCTCGCTGAGCAACCAGACGTCGTGGTCCGAAACCTCCTCGCTGTCCTTCCGCATCGGGAAGAAGATGCTGTGGATCAGAGCCTCGTTTTTGCGGCGCTTTCCGTCGGGTAGTTCGGCCTGGACGTTGAGGCCCTGTTTAACAGCCAGGTCCAGCACGTCGATCAATGCTGACCTGCGAACAACTAGCTGCGAGAGGTTGGCCATGTCTATCGTCTTGAGGGAGGAGGCGAATTCCCACGAAAGATCGTCGATCTTGCGTCGGAAGTCATCGCTGTCCGGGGCGAGGCCCTTGATGGCCTCCTTCATGGCCGAGAGGCTGGACGTCTCGTTGACCACCTGCTCCTGAAGGTTCGTCAAGACACGCTTCGCGACCTCGTTCGGGGTGTCCCCGAACTTCACGCGCGTGTTTGAGTAAGAGAGCATCTCCTCAGACACGCCGAAGTCCTTCGCCACGTCTTTCACGATCGTATCCCTAGACCAATCAGGCGGCGTTATGAGCTCCTGCACCTTGTCGTCGAGAACCGAGAATATGTCCTCGAAGGTGACCTGCATCCCTTCGAAGAGGTCTCCTGAGCCGTTGTCCAGTGGTATCTTGTCAAACCCATCGCGTTGCTCATTCACACCATCATCCAACAGGGGCCCCTCGACCAGGACGATGTGGTAGTGACCGTCAATCGCGTTGTTTTCGAGCGTCTTGGTCTTGAGGTAACGACCGGTGATGAGCTCAGCGATAGACGCCTTGGCGCACAAGCCTATGATGTTGCGAGGCAATGGGTACTGCGTCTCGTCCAGCTTGTAGTGTGTTATGGTGAAGTCGGCCGATACCTTATCCTCGCCTTCGATGTGCTCGACGGTGATCGTCGTCACGGACGTATGCTCGGGGATGTCCGAGGGAGTCAGGGTCTCTTCAGACTTGGTGCCCCCAAGGTCACTGATGAACTTAATCCGGAAGTCGCCGAGGTCATCCTTCAGACTGACGAACCTCTGCAGAAGGTTGAAGAGAACGTGCTGTCGGATCGCCTCCGCAGTGAACGTCCGGTGCACGCTGGCCACGGAAAGGATGGTCTCGCGCAGCTTCGGCACCACGTGCGATAGGCGTATTTGGGTCCCAACTTCGGCAGTGTCTCGATCCTCTGCCTTGAAATCGGTCTCTTCGATGGTCTTTCGGTCGCGCAGAAAAGGCAGTGAGACATGCTTAAACCCGTCTCCCTGTCTGTAGATTGATGACAGTGACACCGCCTTGAAATGGTGGAAGAACTGGACGCGACCGGTTCCCTTGCACTTCCCGATGCCGGGGATCTTGAGATCGTCCTTGTAGGAGGTGTCCTTAGTCAGGAAGGCCTTGCGCTGCTCTGGCCCAAGACCGCAACCGTTGTCCTCGCAGGTGATCTCAAGGTCGTACTCCTTGCCGAGCAAGTCCGCTTTCGTAGCTTTCACCTTGAGCGTCACTTCCAGGGCAACAGCGTCGGCCTCATCCCTCTTTCGGATCAGGAACGCGTCGATCGAGTTCGCCAGTAGCTCATCCACGACCACCAATGGATTCTTGCTGATGCGCGTGTTTTTCAGGCTGCCGCGGATATCCAGCGTCACTGTCGTTCCTCAATCATGTAACGATTTGTTTTTCCCACTTATCCTAGCGTGCTCTCTCCAAGTCAATTTTCGCGTGGTTTAGCCCTTGTAAGCACTACGATCTGCGCTGGTGGCACACAAGCGTTCTTCAGATCGGCACCGCCGATCACTCTGTCGGCGATAGGCACGGGGGCGCGCCTGCGCCCTGCCGGGCCCTCGGTAAGTGAGGCCGAAGCCTCACCCGAAGGGATCGTATTCCGAAACGATCACGACCTCGTCGCCGTCGATTTCATCGGCGGGGACGGCGCCGAAGGTTCCATCCCCTGCCTGGAAGACGACGATCGAGACCATGAGCGTGGCGGCGAGGGAGGCGGCGAAGGCGTGTGCATCTTTGCGGGACATCTGTTTGGCTCCTGTCTTGGAGGCGGGGGACCATCCCCCGCGCGACAGGACCCCGCAGGCCCGAAGACTGGCTGACATCACCGGGTGCGTTCGGCTTGCCCGAATCCACCCGGCGGCACGGGCTTGCACTTAGTCCGACCCCTTGCGGGTTGATCTCGAAGACAGGATTCGGGGCAAGGAAGGGAATGGCGAGCGGGGGATGGTGCCCCAACGTCAGGAGCCGGTTGTCCCGCTGATGCATGGAACGCCGCCAGCCTCCCGGGCAGGCTCGTTGCTGAAGACCATCCGACTTTGGGGATGGATCCTCCGGCGCCCCGCGGCATCGCGGGACGAGGGTGTGGTCGGTGAGAGGCCCGCCAGTCGGCAGGCCCCTCACGCCATGTCAGGGCTCAGGCGGCTAGATCCGCGCCCCCTGCCCTATCGCCGTCCTCGGCACCGACGATCTCGATCCGAGCGTTGCGATAGCCCTCACGCGCGATCCAGAGCTCGGCCGCAGTGATCGACTCCGCCAGATGCAGCAGCTCGGTGTTGCCCCCGAAGTCCAGAAGCACGCGCACCTGCCCGGGCTTCGGTTCCTCGGCCACCTCGAAGATCAGACGGCTATCCGCCGAATGGCTGCGCATGATGGTGACGAGGATGACCCCGTCCGAGGAGAAATTCCCCTCATGCAGCGTGAAGGAGGCCGGAGCGGTCCAGGTCGGATAGGAGCGCGGGAGTTCCTTCTTCACAAGGCGCCCGACGCCGTTCGAGCGCTCCCAGGCGGCAAGCTTCTTGGTGAACCGTGCCGGCGGCCTCGGACTGCCGTCGGTGTAGCGGATCAGCGCCCCGAGGGGGGCTGTGTCGATGATGGTTGTTGCAGACATGATTCCTCATCCCGAATGCGCGAGTTCGCATTCATCATATTGATATTACTGTATTTTGCGAGATTGGGGCGGGTTTCCCCGCCCCGGATGGCTCAGATCACTCGGCTGCCATCATCGATGCAGCGCTGTTCGGCAATTCGGCCGTCAGGAAGGCCGGGAGATCGACATCTTCGGGCTCGCCCGCGTCCTCCCCCTGCCCTTCTGCGATCGGCTCGCCGTCGCCTGCCGCCAGATCGGCCCGACGAAGGACCTCTGGCAACCACCCGCTGCCATTTAGGAGCCGCTCGGCCTCGGTGGCCATCTCGCCCTTCTTCAGGTGATCGAGAAGCTGCGCGGTCCCCTCCCCCTTCGCCTCGCGCACGGCGTCGATAATGCGGGCCTTCGGCACACGGTTGAGGTAGCCGTCGACCGTCGGCTCCCAGCCCGCCTCGACCATGTCGAGATCGACGGCACGCGCCACCAGATCGGCATGGGCCATGCGGCGGCTCAGACCGCTGGCGGAGATGCCCGCACCATAGGGGTTCACCTTCTCATGGAGCGCGTTGATCCCAAAGCTGAGGCAGTGCGCCAAGAGCGCCAGACGGCTGCCTTGGTCGAGGACGTCCAGATAGTCCCAGAGCGCAGCATCGTCACCAAGGGGCAGATCGGCCTCCCAAGCAGCATGACGTTCGTCGACGAGCTTCGCCACGACGCTGTCCTTCAGATCGGGCGCCTGCGCCGACATGTAGACATGACGCACCGAGGCTTCCAGACAGCTGCCCGAGGCCGAGGAGGTGCGGAAGGTATCCGTCACCAGCTTTAGGAGGAGGAGCGTCAGCGCCACATCCGGCGAACGCCCGATGGCCTCACGCAGCGCGAGGGTCCGGTGGGCAGTCAGTTCTACGACCAGCCGCTCGGGCAACGGCTTCAGCGCACCGTCATCTTCCTCGTCGGAAGGATCAGCACCGATCGGCTGAGCACCCGAGGTGATGACGGTGCCCCCGGCGGAGGTCGCCGATGGTTTCCAGGTGGAACCACCGACATCACCCCCCTGCCCGATAGCATCCGCGCCATCACCATCCTGGACCGCGGTCTCCTCGCGCGGCTCATCCTCGGGCCGGACATAGCCGCGATAGATAGCCAGCGTGCCATCCCGATCCAGCGTGACGAAGACGCCCGCGCGCGAAACTTCGGCCGGGTCGTAGATCAAGGGCCGCTGTTCGAGCGCTTCCATCGCCATCTCGAGCTGACCGAGCCGGGCATCGATCTCCTCGGGGTATTCGTCTTGGCCGGAATACTCCTCCTCCAGCGCACGATACTCGGCGAGGAGCACAGCGTGGGCCGCGCTTTCCTCGTCGGTCATCGGTGCCGGATCACCGGCGAGACGCCGCAGACCATGGCTGTAGCCATAGGGCAGGTCGGTCGCGACCTCGATCCACTTCCAGCCTTCGGAAGCGAGCGCTTCTGCTTCAGCTTGAAGCTTCTTGGCCACCAACCGGTCCAGAAGCGCAGGGTCTTCGAGCCAGCCACCGTCATCGCCCTGGAAGAGATCGCGCAGCACGACACCGCCTGCCGCCTCATAGGCATCGACACCGACGAAGATCGCGCGGCGGTCCGAGGCCCGGACCGAGGTTTCGGTCAGCATACGCCGGATCGCGTAAGGCTCTTTGTTCCAGGAGTTCTTCACTGCCTCCCAGACCTGTTCCTGACGCGCATGATCCGGGTTCACCGTGAAGGCCATCAGCTGTTCCAGCGTCATGCCGTCCTCGGCATAGACCTCGAGCAGGGCAGGGGCCACGGAGGCGAGTTTCAGGCGCTGCTTCACGATCTGCGGCGTGACGAAGAAGGCCGCCGCGATCGCTTCCTCGCCCTGACCCTTTTCCCGCAGGGACTGGAATGCGCGGAACTGGTCGAGCGGGTGCAGGGCAACGCGCTGCATGTTCTCCGCCAGCGAGTCGTCCTCGGCGAGGATCTCCGACGCAGCATCCCGCACGATGCAAGGGATCGGCGCCGACTTCGCCAGCCGCTTTTGCTTCACCAGCAGCGCCAGCGCCTGGAAACGGCGACCACCGGCCGGGATTTCGAACATGCC
Proteins encoded in this region:
- the tnpC gene encoding IS66 family transposase — translated: MPKTADLLEEIAALKAMLIAADARDKRKDERIAHLEKLVAAFKQAVFGRKSEKSNPDQFELALEDLETAMAMIHAEEDAEDRAAKRPAKRRSANRGSLPKHPLPGNGLLANRERGPRIEEVIEPDSLTCACGGCLHCIGEDVSERLDIVPAQFRVIVIRRPKYACRSCTDGVAQAAAPARLIPGGMPTEATVAHVVVSKYADHLPLYRQAQIYSRQGVDLDRSTLADWVGRAAFELRPVHDALMADLKRSTKLFMDETRAPVLDPGARKTKTGYFWALARDDRPWGGAAPPGVVFTYAPGRGGQHAERILQGFGGILQVDGYAGYNRLIAADRIGPGIQLAYCWAHARRKLIEITRTGPAPIAEEGVALIRDLYAIEAGIRGQDPITRLAVRQDRSAPIIARIDDWLTHHRARASAKSPLGEALTYIAKYRDGLGRFLTDGRAEIDNNTVERTIRPIALNRKNALFAGHDAGAENWAVIASLIETCKMNGIDPHAWLTATLTAIVQGHKQSQIDDLLPWNYPVTV
- the tnpB gene encoding IS66 family insertion sequence element accessory protein TnpB (TnpB, as the term is used for proteins encoded by IS66 family insertion elements, is considered an accessory protein, since TnpC, encoded by a neighboring gene, is a DDE family transposase.) — protein: MIFPSNRVRIMVATKPIDFRKGHDSLAAMVKNELRKDPFTGTVFVFRARKADRLKLLYWDGTGLVMAYKRLEEHSFTWPAVKDGLMLMNHAQFEALFAGLDWRRVRAIEAKAPEAVE
- a CDS encoding transposase, producing MEAVGFVELLAAPAAKRRWSDEAKGRVVAETLVPGIMVNEVARRHGLKANHLSSWRTLARKGKLVVPEVAGAEFAAPVASPQSVTTPVTIASIDLMIGPVTVRLDAATPATRVAELVMALQARP
- a CDS encoding ParB/RepB/Spo0J family partition protein; its protein translation is MAKVAQKVTLSPSRDIPFDKLVLSQSNVRRIKAGVSVEELAEDIARRGLLQGLNVRPVLGADGVETGMFEIPAGGRRFQALALLVKQKRLAKSAPIPCIVRDAASEILAEDDSLAENMQRVALHPLDQFRAFQSLREKGQGEEAIAAAFFVTPQIVKQRLKLASVAPALLEVYAEDGMTLEQLMAFTVNPDHARQEQVWEAVKNSWNKEPYAIRRMLTETSVRASDRRAIFVGVDAYEAAGGVVLRDLFQGDDGGWLEDPALLDRLVAKKLQAEAEALASEGWKWIEVATDLPYGYSHGLRRLAGDPAPMTDEESAAHAVLLAEYRALEEEYSGQDEYPEEIDARLGQLEMAMEALEQRPLIYDPAEVSRAGVFVTLDRDGTLAIYRGYVRPEDEPREETAVQDGDGADAIGQGGDVGGSTWKPSATSAGGTVITSGAQPIGADPSDEEDDGALKPLPERLVVELTAHRTLALREAIGRSPDVALTLLLLKLVTDTFRTSSASGSCLEASVRHVYMSAQAPDLKDSVVAKLVDERHAAWEADLPLGDDAALWDYLDVLDQGSRLALLAHCLSFGINALHEKVNPYGAGISASGLSRRMAHADLVARAVDLDMVEAGWEPTVDGYLNRVPKARIIDAVREAKGEGTAQLLDHLKKGEMATEAERLLNGSGWLPEVLRRADLAAGDGEPIAEGQGEDAGEPEDVDLPAFLTAELPNSAASMMAAE